From Bdellovibrio sp. KM01:
AGAGAAATGCGTGGCAATCAAAAAGTCACTGATGACGATCCAGAAAACAAGTACGAGGTTTTGACCAAGTACGCCCGTGATCTGACGGCTTTAGCCGCCGAAGGGAAACTAGACCCTGTGGTTGGTCGTGACGAAGAGATTCGTCGCGTGGTGCAGGTGTTGTCCCGTCGTACAAAAAACAATCCTGTTTTGATCGGGGAGCCGGGTGTGGGTAAGACAGCAATTGCCGAAGGTTTGGCGATTCGGATCTTGAAGCACGATGTGCCGGATAATTTGATTGGTAAAAAATTGATGTCCTTGGATATGGGAGCGTTGATCGCAGGTGCAAAATACCGCGGTGAATTTGAGGATCGTTTGAAAGCGGTCATCAAAGAAGTCACGTCCAGCGAAGGTCAGATTATTCTATTCATCGACGAACTTCATACACTTGTTGGTGCTGGTAAGACGGATGGGGCAATGGATGCTGGTCAATTGTTAAAACCAGCTTTGGCCCGTGGCGAACTTCGCTGTATCGGTGCCACTACGCTGGATGAGTATCGCAAGTACATCGAAAAGGATGCGGCCCTTGAGCGTCGTTTCCAAACGGTCATGGTCGAAGAACCCAGCGAGGAAGATGCGATCACGATTCTTCGTGGCTTGAAAGAAAAGTACGAAGTGCATCATGGGATTCGAATCACTGACTCGGCGTTGGTGTCGGCGGTGAAACTTTCTCGTCGTTACATCACCAATCGTTTCTTGCCGGACAAGGCGATCGACTTGATCGACGAAGCGGCAAGTAAGTTGGGTATCGAGACTCGCTCTGTCCCTGAAGAAGTGGATAAAATCGAGCGTGAGTTGATGCAGCTGCGAATTGAAAAAGAAGCTTTGAAAAAAGAAAAAGAAGAAGGTGCGAAGGAACGCATCACCGTGATCGATAAAGAGATCGCAGGTCTGAGCGCCAAGAACCAGCTTTTGCGCGAGCAATGGGAATTTGAAAAGGGTGGTATCACTCAGATCAAAAAACTCAAAGCGGACATTGAAGACCTTAAGGTCGCAATTTCCAAAGCCGAGCGTGAAGGCGATTTAGGCAAAGCCGCCGAGCTAAAATACGGAAAACTTCCAGAGACCGAGAACAAACTCAAAGCCATGGAAGAACGTAGCAAAGAGCAAAATGGCAACGAAAGCCGCATGCTAAAAGAAGAAGTGGGTCCTGAAGACGTGGCAGAAGTTGTCGCGAAATGGACGGGTGTTCCGGTTAGCAAAATGCTTGAAAGTGAAAGCCAAAAACTTTTGCACATGGAAAACGAGCTTAAAAAACGCGTTGTTGGTCAGGATCATGCATTGACGGTGGTGGCAGATGCCATTCGCAGAGCCCGTGCCGAGATCTCCGATCCGAATCGTCCCATTGGAACCTTCATGTTCCTGGGGCCAACGGGTGTCGGTAAAACTGAAACCGTTAAGGCCTTGGCTGAATTCATGTTCGATGATGAGCAAGCAGTTGTTCGTATCGACATGAGTGAATACATGGAAAAACACGCCGTGTCTCGTTTGGTGGGAGCACCTCCGGGATATGTGGGCTACGAAGAGGGTGGTCAATTGACTGAAGCCGTTCGTCGCAGACCTTACAGCGTCGTTTTGTTGGACGAGGTCGAGAAGGCTCATCCGGATGTATTCAATATACTGTTGCAGGTTTTGGACGACGGTCGATTGACAGATGGTCAAGGTCGCACGGTGGATTTTAAAAACACTGTTTTGATCATGACTTCGAATGTGGGTTCGCAATCGATTTTAGATCCAAAAATGAACGACGATGCAAAACAAAAAGCGGTGACAGAAGCCTTGCGTGAACATTTCCGCCCAGAGTTTTTGAATCGTATCGATGAAGTTGTGATCTATCACTCTTTGGGGCAGGAGCAAATTGCGGGCATTGTGCAGGTGCAGTTGGATCTGGTTGCTCAAAGATTGAAAGGCAAAAAGATCGGTATCTCTTTCAGCAAAGAAGCTGTGGAGTTCCTGGCTCGGAAAGGCTACGACCCGATTTATGGGGCTCGTCCTTTAAAGCGTGTGATCCAAACAGAGTTGTTAAATCCACTCTCAAAACAGATCATCAGTGGCGGTGTAAAAGCAGGTGACACAGTCGAAGTGAAAGCGGATTCCAATCATTTGACATTCTAAATGTTGGCACGACTTTGGCTAACTCCTCGGATAGGCAGGCAATGATGCTTGCCTATCTTATAGGAGTCCTACAATGGGAACTGACAAATTCAACAAGCAAAATTCTTCTTCCTCTTCAACAGACAGATCTGGCAACAGAGCTGAAGACCAAAGAAGAGAATCTTCTAACAGCTCTAACCGCAATGAGAATCTGAACAAGTCTTCTCAAAAACCTTCCCAAAACTCTACGGACAGAAATTCTTCTGGAAGAAGATAGTCTGGAAAAATAGTGACCTAAATATGTAAGGTTGAGATGGGGCTTCTAGAATGGAAGCCCTTCTTTTTTTGCAGAAGCGCAGATTTTAAGTGATAAGGGAGTCAAAGTGCCCCGGGGAAACTTTCCCTATATTCGGGGCAATTTGACCCTCGGGATTTCTTACCTTGGTCCTCTTCGGCCAATCATATTGACGAAGAAGCTGATTACAGCCAGTACCAAGAACACAATCAACAGCAGTCTTCCGACCTCCATTGATAATCCCGCCACGCCATTGGCGCCTAAAACGAACGCTACGATGGCTAAAATGAAAAATGCGATTGCAGCCCGTAACATGCAGACCTCCTCAGTGGTGTTACTAGCATTTGCTTAAGCAAAGCAGATGCCAACTATCACAAAGTGTGGTGTCGTTTCCCAAGTTTGCGATAAAGAGTCTTGCGGTCGATGCCTAAATCGCGGGCGGTCTTTTCTTTCGCACCGTTGTTAAGCGACAAAGCGTATTCGATATAGAGTCGATTCATGTCGTCGATGGATAGAATTTTGGAAGGACATTCGTTTACTTTATCTCTTAAAAAACCGATCGTGTTTCGTTTTTGTTGAGTCAGCGACATGGCTTGTGGATGCAGATCTTCAACGTCGATATGAGAATTCAGAGCCAGGACCACCGCACGTTCAATTCGGTTTTCCAGTTCACGCACATTTCCCTGCCACGACTCTTTCAGTAAATAGTCATTCGCCGCCGGTGTCAGGCCGAATATTGTCTTCGCGTTGATGGTCGAAAACTTTCTAATGAAATGTGTGGCAAGGGGCAGAATATCTTCGCGACGTTCACGCAGCGAAGGCACATTGATGCTGATGACGTTTAAACGAAAGAAAAGATCTTCGCGAAATTTTTTAGTGTGTACGGCCCGGTTTAAATTTTCATGGGTGGCGGCAATCACACGAATGTTGATAGGGCGAAGGTTGTTTTCTCCCAGACGTTTGATTTTTCGTTCCTGCAAAACTCGCAACAACTTTGCTTGCAAACTGATATCCAAATCAGCGATCTCGTCTAAAAACAGAGTGCCGCCTTCGGCTTCTTCCAGCAATCCCGTCTTGCTGTTGTGCGCGCCCGTGAAAGCTCCGCGAGCATAACCGAAAAGTTCTGATTCTAATAAATTGTCAGGGATGGCTGCGCAATTCAGCGCGACGAAGCTTCGCGAATTTCGCGGGCTTTGGGAGTGAATAAATTTGGCAATGACTTCTTTGCCGGTGCCGCTTTCCCCTGTAATCAGAACATTGGAGCAGCTTTCAGCAACTTTGCGAGCTAACGACAGGGCAGAAATAAAAGCGGGACTTTCTGCTATGATGTCTCCGCTTTCCATTTTGGTCTCCCCCTATAAAGCGCCCCCGCCAGAAAGAACAATAAAGTACTGAACTTCCTCGTCTGGCATTTTGAATCCATATTTGTCTCGGCGGGTATCATAGTACTTCGTCACTTGGGCGCCGCCACCAATTCGTATTGGACCCATGGCAAAAATCAAACCGGCTTTTCCGAAATAACCACTGGCATCTTCGTTGGCAAATCGCAAACCGGGACCGGCAAAGACCTCAACACCGAACTTTGGAGAGGAGTAAAAACCCGTCCCAAAAATTGCCGCCGTGTCTAAACCGTAAGTTGTGTTAATGCTGGAGCCGAATTGAGTGAAAATGGAATTGCGCCAATTCAGCCAGTCTTTCAAATACCAATTTAGCCCCAGATCGATTTCCGTATAGCTGTTTCCATTATAGGTTCCGATCCCGCCACTGAGGTCATAGGACAGGTTTTGACTAGAGCTTTGTGCCCGGGCTGAGTTCGAATAAAGGCCGCCAAGAATCAATAAAACACCAATTAGTTTTTTCATAAATTCATCTTCTGAATCCGACTCAGCCAGGTCAATGAATTTACGGGCAGTTCGGGCTTTCAACACAATGAAAATAGGGTGGCTTTCCTTGCCAATCTCCCTGTGAAAGTGTAGTTTCCAGCCCATTCAAGCAGAGGCCCTTATGTTTTCTGGAATCGTCGAATCCGTTATGCCAATTGAAAGCTCGGAAGAGCTTCAAAATGCCTATCGCATTAAAATTAAAAAACCTTCTGAATTCAATGATTTAAAGCTCGGCGATAGCATCGCTTGCGATGGTGTTTGCCTGACGGTGGAAGCCTTTGACGAGAATCAAATGACTTTCGCTCTGGCAGCGGAAACCATCAAGGTTCTTGATTGGAACCCAAACAGCTGGATCGGCAAAAAGGTCAATTTAGAGAGATCTTTGCGATTTGGTGACCGAATTCATGGTCATTTGGTGACGGGCCACGTTGATAGTTTGGGCTCCGTGACAAGATCCGAGCTTATCGGCGAATCCTTCTTTTTGGACGTAAAGGTTCAGGACACAATCCTGCCTTACGTTTGGAAAAAGGGGAGCATCACGCTGAATGGCGTAAGTCTCACGGTTAACGAGCTTGATAAAAATACGGTCTCTGTCTGTCTGATTCCGGAAACCCTCAAACGCACAAATTTGGGCGATATGAAGGTTGGTAGCAAAATCAATGTGGAGCCGGATTATATGGCGCGCGCGATTCAACGTTCTTTGGAAGTAAAAAAGGATTAACTCGATGGCATTCAATACAATCCCAGAAATTCTTGATGATGTAAGAGCGGGTAAAGTCGTTATTCTGGTGGACGACGAGGACCGTGAAAACGAAGGTGATCTTATTCTTGCGACAGATCACGTGAATGCCCAAGCGATCAACTTTATGATCTCTGAAGCACGTGGTTTGGTTTGCCTGTGCATGACTCCTCAACAAATGGATCGTCTGCAACTGCCATTGATGGTTCGTGACGAGTACAACTATGCTCCGAACAAAACAGCCTTCACAGTTTCCATCGAAGCCGCTGAAGGAATCTCTACAGGTATTTCCGCTGCGGATCGTGCTCACACTTGCAAAGTGGCAGCTAATCCTCACGCAAAACCTTCTGACGTTCATATGCCCGGTCATATCTTCCCCATCCGTGCCCAACACGGTGGTGTACTAAAACGTGCAGGACATACAGAGGCTTCTGTGGATCTGGCTCGTTTGGCAGGATTGAATCCAGCAGCGGTCATTTGCGAAGTGATGAATCCAGATGGATCCATGGCGCGCGTTCCAGATTTGAAAGAATTCGCGAAAAAACACGGCATCAAAATTGGTACGATCGTGGATCTGATCGCTTACCGCTTGGCGAATGAAACTTTGGTTGAAGAATTGGCGAACATTCCTTTGCCAGCTTCTTTCGGCGAGGGCTACAAAGCCCGCGTGTTCCGTTCCACAGTGGATGGACTTGAACACTTGGTTATTCAAAAAGGTGAAATCAAAAAAGACGAAGCTGCATTGATCCGTGTTCACGTGGACAACTTCACTCGTGATTTCATGGCCGTTGTGCAAAGAGGCGCATCGTCAGTTGTCGAAAGTCTAAAAATGATTGAAGATGCTGGTCATGGTGCTTTCGTTCTTCTGCGTGGGAACAACCGGACTCAAGGTTTGACTCAAGAACTTCAGGCTTTGATGGGTATGGAAGATCTGCGTCCATCCACTCCGTTGATGGATGAGCGTGACTACGGTATCGGCGCGCAAATTTTGCGCGAGATCGGTGCGAACAAAATTCGTCTGATCACTAACAAACCGGAAAAGAAAGTCGGTTTGAAAGCATTTGATTTGGAAATCGTTGAAATTGTGGCAATTGAAAATTTAAAAGGGGCTCACTAATGGCAAGCATCAAAGTTGGCGTTGTAACTGCACGCTGGAATTCTGAAATCACTCAAAAACTTGAAGAGGGAGCAATCTCTTACCTTGAGTCTTGTGAGGGAGTTGAAATTTACGCGGCCTTGGTTCCGGGCGCAGTTGAAGTACCTCTAGCTTGCCAGGCTTTTTTGGATGCGGGTTGCGACGGTGTGGTTGCATTGGGGGCTGTTATCCGTGGGGAAACTTCTCACTATGATTATGTCTGCAACTCAGTAACTGACGGTATCACTCGCTTGATGCTGGATTATAAAAAACCAATCGGTTTCGGTATTTTGACAACTGAAAACGAAGAGCAAGCCATTGCTCGCACAGGCAGCACTGAGCACATGAACAAGGGTGAAGAAGCTGCTCAAGTTGTCATGGAAATGATCGGTTTGGTGGGTGAAATCCCAGCGACGATGAAAACTGCTAAAATGTTGGCAGCTCAACCAGCTCCAAAAGCTGCAGCAAAGGCAAAAGCTCCAAAGGCAGCGAAAGCAGCAAAGAAAGCTCCGGCTAAAGCAAAAAAAGCCGCGAAAAAAGCTAAAAAGTAATTTAGCATTATAAGCCTAACGAAGGGTGCTGGGTGTCTGACCGAGATGAGTTTCTACCACATGGTCCGCAGGAGTTAAAAAAGAGAAGACGAGAGATCTTAATCGTTCTGGTCGTCTCTTTGATGTTCGTTCTGTTGACCTGGTTTGAAATCAGATTGTTCGCGACCAGCCAGCAACTTCCATTCGTTCACAGTATCTTCTTCTTTGGTCTCGTAAACTTTAACATCGTTCTGTTGTTGTTATTGTTGTTCATGATCTTCCGAAACATCGTGAAGGTCTTCGTCGAGCGCCAAGGTAAAATCTTCGGTAGCAGTCTTAAAGCAAAACTTGTCGCCGCGTTCGTCGCGTTCAGCTTTATCCCGACTGTTCTGATGTTTATCATC
This genomic window contains:
- the clpB gene encoding ATP-dependent chaperone ClpB, whose translation is MSNDIEKMTRKSQEAMQAAAKLAERKSNPSVEPEHLLLELVQQSEGIIPRLLDKLNVAQADFLSELRKKVDRFPTVTGGGQKQFASPRLEKIFRGAEVEADEWGDAYISTEHFFLAMLKGTDGELNAFFKKFNLTSDKVKNSLREMRGNQKVTDDDPENKYEVLTKYARDLTALAAEGKLDPVVGRDEEIRRVVQVLSRRTKNNPVLIGEPGVGKTAIAEGLAIRILKHDVPDNLIGKKLMSLDMGALIAGAKYRGEFEDRLKAVIKEVTSSEGQIILFIDELHTLVGAGKTDGAMDAGQLLKPALARGELRCIGATTLDEYRKYIEKDAALERRFQTVMVEEPSEEDAITILRGLKEKYEVHHGIRITDSALVSAVKLSRRYITNRFLPDKAIDLIDEAASKLGIETRSVPEEVDKIERELMQLRIEKEALKKEKEEGAKERITVIDKEIAGLSAKNQLLREQWEFEKGGITQIKKLKADIEDLKVAISKAEREGDLGKAAELKYGKLPETENKLKAMEERSKEQNGNESRMLKEEVGPEDVAEVVAKWTGVPVSKMLESESQKLLHMENELKKRVVGQDHALTVVADAIRRARAEISDPNRPIGTFMFLGPTGVGKTETVKALAEFMFDDEQAVVRIDMSEYMEKHAVSRLVGAPPGYVGYEEGGQLTEAVRRRPYSVVLLDEVEKAHPDVFNILLQVLDDGRLTDGQGRTVDFKNTVLIMTSNVGSQSILDPKMNDDAKQKAVTEALREHFRPEFLNRIDEVVIYHSLGQEQIAGIVQVQLDLVAQRLKGKKIGISFSKEAVEFLARKGYDPIYGARPLKRVIQTELLNPLSKQIISGGVKAGDTVEVKADSNHLTF
- a CDS encoding DUF1328 domain-containing protein, with product MLRAAIAFFILAIVAFVLGANGVAGLSMEVGRLLLIVFLVLAVISFFVNMIGRRGPR
- a CDS encoding sigma-54-dependent Fis family transcriptional regulator, whose translation is MESGDIIAESPAFISALSLARKVAESCSNVLITGESGTGKEVIAKFIHSQSPRNSRSFVALNCAAIPDNLLESELFGYARGAFTGAHNSKTGLLEEAEGGTLFLDEIADLDISLQAKLLRVLQERKIKRLGENNLRPINIRVIAATHENLNRAVHTKKFREDLFFRLNVISINVPSLRERREDILPLATHFIRKFSTINAKTIFGLTPAANDYLLKESWQGNVRELENRIERAVVLALNSHIDVEDLHPQAMSLTQQKRNTIGFLRDKVNECPSKILSIDDMNRLYIEYALSLNNGAKEKTARDLGIDRKTLYRKLGKRHHTL
- a CDS encoding riboflavin synthase, giving the protein MFSGIVESVMPIESSEELQNAYRIKIKKPSEFNDLKLGDSIACDGVCLTVEAFDENQMTFALAAETIKVLDWNPNSWIGKKVNLERSLRFGDRIHGHLVTGHVDSLGSVTRSELIGESFFLDVKVQDTILPYVWKKGSITLNGVSLTVNELDKNTVSVCLIPETLKRTNLGDMKVGSKINVEPDYMARAIQRSLEVKKD
- the ribB gene encoding 3,4-dihydroxy-2-butanone-4-phosphate synthase; the protein is MAFNTIPEILDDVRAGKVVILVDDEDRENEGDLILATDHVNAQAINFMISEARGLVCLCMTPQQMDRLQLPLMVRDEYNYAPNKTAFTVSIEAAEGISTGISAADRAHTCKVAANPHAKPSDVHMPGHIFPIRAQHGGVLKRAGHTEASVDLARLAGLNPAAVICEVMNPDGSMARVPDLKEFAKKHGIKIGTIVDLIAYRLANETLVEELANIPLPASFGEGYKARVFRSTVDGLEHLVIQKGEIKKDEAALIRVHVDNFTRDFMAVVQRGASSVVESLKMIEDAGHGAFVLLRGNNRTQGLTQELQALMGMEDLRPSTPLMDERDYGIGAQILREIGANKIRLITNKPEKKVGLKAFDLEIVEIVAIENLKGAH
- the ribH gene encoding 6,7-dimethyl-8-ribityllumazine synthase; the encoded protein is MASIKVGVVTARWNSEITQKLEEGAISYLESCEGVEIYAALVPGAVEVPLACQAFLDAGCDGVVALGAVIRGETSHYDYVCNSVTDGITRLMLDYKKPIGFGILTTENEEQAIARTGSTEHMNKGEEAAQVVMEMIGLVGEIPATMKTAKMLAAQPAPKAAAKAKAPKAAKAAKKAPAKAKKAAKKAKK